DNA sequence from the Arthrobacter crystallopoietes genome:
GCTGGCTGGCGACCTTGAAGGCTGGCGTGCCTCGTTCGGCGACCCGATGGCCGCCGTCATCCCGCCGCACGTCACGCTGGTAACGACGACGCCGGTAGCTGACTGGGCTGCGACGACCGAGCACGTCCGCCGGATTGCCCGCAGCCAGCAGCCCTTCACGGTGGCCCTGCGCGGCACCGGCAGCTTCCGGCCGGTGTCGCCGGTGGTCTTCCTCAACATTGCCGAGGGCTTCGATGAGATCGTTGCGCTGCACCGGAAGCTGCAGGCGGGACCGTTGGCCCGGGAGCTGGAATTCGACTTCCACCCGCACATCACCGTGGCGCACGATGTCAGCGATGCAGGCATGGACGCGGCGGAAAATAAGCTTGCAGACTATGACGCTTCGTTCACCGTCAGTAGCATGGGCCTGTACGAGCACGATTCGTCAGGAGTCTGGATACTGCGGGAAGAGCTGAGCTTTGGGACAGAAATCGGCGCAGAGAGCAGCGCGCAAGGCGACGGGCAGCGGCGGGAGTAAAACCGAAACACCGCATCCGCTCGAACGGCAGAAGCTGAAAGTCGCCGAGCTGGAAAAGCGGCGTGCCTTCGTCCGGGCCCGGCGCCAAGGCTCCACCGCCAAGACCCTACTGGCCGCCATGCAGTACCTGCTGGCGAAAGCGCACGCGCGGCGGGCCATGCGGGTCTGGATGCTCTACAGCATGCGCCACGGCCCGCTCATGGCCGCAGGCAGCGCCTACAACATGTTCTTCTCCGTGGCGGCGATGCTGGTGGCGGGATTCTCCATCTTCGGCCTCATCGCCTCCGGAAACCGCGACCTGCAGCTGGCGGTGGTGGAAGTGGTCAATGATTCCACACCCGGGCTGATCAATACCGGCGACGGCGGCCTGGCCAAGCCGGAACAACTCTTCTCCCAGAGCGGCGCCTTCGGCATCACGCTGATCATTTCCACGGCCGCCATGATCCTGACCTCCCTGGGCTGGATTGCGGGCCTGCGCGAAGGGATGCGTGGCGTCTTCGGGCTCCCGCCGCTGCAGGGGAATCCACTTCTGATCAAGCTCAAAGACGTGGGCACCCTGCTGTTGCTGGGGGTGGCGCTGATGCTGACCTCGGCCGTGGCCGGCATTGCGAACACCGCGCTGGACCTGATCATCAACCTGCTCCATTTCGACGGCGGCGCAGTGGTTCCGCTGACGAAGATCACCGCAGTGCTGGTCATGCTGCTGCTGGACATGGTGGCCGCCGTGGTGCTGTTCCGGATCGCCTCGGGGGTCCGCATGCCGCGCAGCATCATGTTCCAGGCCGCCCTGATCGCCGGGATCGGCAGTACCGTGCTGCGGTACTTCGCGTCGGATCTGCTGGGCACCGTGGGAAACAACCCGCTGCTGGCGCCGTTCGCGGTGATCCTGGGCCTGTTTGTCTGGTTCTATTTCCTCAGCCAGGTGTACCTGATAGCGACAGCGTGGGGCGCCATCGGCAAGGCGGACCTGCACGCACGCGAACAGGCCGGCGGCCGGACACACGGCTTCCTGTCCCTGCGCCGGCGCGCCCACCTGAAGCAGGACGAGAACCTGGAGCACGCGCTCGGCGGAGCCAGCGTCCCCTAAGCCGTCAGCTCAGCGGGTCTTCGGTGTCCAGGTACTGGTTGGCCCAGGCGGCGATCAGCAGGCCGGCCCGGTCCGTCTGGTCCCGGTCGGTGAGCATGTGGTTGCTGCCTTCGAGCGAGATGAATGATTTGGGGTGCTTGGCCGCGGCGAAGATCTCTCCGGCGTTCTCCACGCCCACGGTGTTGTCGGTGGGGGAGTGCATGACCAGCAGCGGCCGGTCCAGGTTGCTGATGCAGCCGGTCAGATCGGTACGGCGCAGATCTTCCACCAGTTGCCGGCGGATTTCGAGCCGTTTGCCGCCCAAGGTGATTTCGGCCGAGCCGGTGCGCTCGACGTCGTCAATCTCTTCGTCGAAAAGGTGCGTGACATGGTCCGGCCGGAAGGGCGCGGCCACGGTGGCCACGGCCTTGACCTCATCGAGGCCGCCGACGGCGCCCAGCACCGCGGCCCCGCCGAGGGAGTGGCCGATCAGCAGCGAGATCCGGCGCCCGCTCTCGCGCATGAACGCCGCAGCACTGCCGATGTCCGCCATCTTGGTGGAGAAGGTGGCCGCCGACCAGTCCCCGGTGGAGCCGCCCAGGCCCGCGGCATCGTAGCGCAGCACGCCGATACCGTGCCTGGCCAGTGCCTTGGAGATCCGCGCCGCCGCCGCACTGTTCTTGCCGAGCGTGAAGCCGTGGCAGAACAGCGCCCAGGCCCGCACTTCGCCGTCGGGAATAT
Encoded proteins:
- a CDS encoding 2'-5' RNA ligase family protein, translated to MCQHGLQVDPGVAPDGGVRPAALPEVGCAGVVIGIPEPLAGDLEGWRASFGDPMAAVIPPHVTLVTTTPVADWAATTEHVRRIARSQQPFTVALRGTGSFRPVSPVVFLNIAEGFDEIVALHRKLQAGPLARELEFDFHPHITVAHDVSDAGMDAAENKLADYDASFTVSSMGLYEHDSSGVWILREELSFGTEIGAESSAQGDGQRRE
- a CDS encoding alpha/beta hydrolase family protein translates to MTTFEKVSFPGVGGTTLAGVLDIPDGEVRAWALFCHGFTLGKNSAAAARISKALARHGIGVLRYDAAGLGGSTGDWSAATFSTKMADIGSAAAFMRESGRRISLLIGHSLGGAAVLGAVGGLDEVKAVATVAAPFRPDHVTHLFDEEIDDVERTGSAEITLGGKRLEIRRQLVEDLRRTDLTGCISNLDRPLLVMHSPTDNTVGVENAGEIFAAAKHPKSFISLEGSNHMLTDRDQTDRAGLLIAAWANQYLDTEDPLS
- a CDS encoding YihY/virulence factor BrkB family protein, which encodes MGQKSAQRAARKATGSGGSKTETPHPLERQKLKVAELEKRRAFVRARRQGSTAKTLLAAMQYLLAKAHARRAMRVWMLYSMRHGPLMAAGSAYNMFFSVAAMLVAGFSIFGLIASGNRDLQLAVVEVVNDSTPGLINTGDGGLAKPEQLFSQSGAFGITLIISTAAMILTSLGWIAGLREGMRGVFGLPPLQGNPLLIKLKDVGTLLLLGVALMLTSAVAGIANTALDLIINLLHFDGGAVVPLTKITAVLVMLLLDMVAAVVLFRIASGVRMPRSIMFQAALIAGIGSTVLRYFASDLLGTVGNNPLLAPFAVILGLFVWFYFLSQVYLIATAWGAIGKADLHAREQAGGRTHGFLSLRRRAHLKQDENLEHALGGASVP